The window tccgatggaaacatacaaatgggccaaatctcacctgggagacggagtgtgacatgatgagtcgctatccgcttTTGTTCGTTGATGTGTGATTTCGGGGACGGAATCgtcctaaggtggagagaattgtaacgcccatgtttctgggctaggcattaatggcgatgtaatagtctaggttaacctttgtaactcattttgaaataataagaatgtattatttgagtattatgtgttttatgcttaattgtgtggcctaattgaattaagaataaaaatcagcgtaaaaataaaatgttagacaAGACCTATATCGATACATGAAGACGTAATAGTCgttacaaggtttccgaatatataaagaatgctgaaatccgagttataacgaagaagttatgacatgtcgaaatttcgcgacagaaccgacaggacgctgaatgacgtaaatatgaatttaagatagagcggtatctagccttagtgatctaaacaaaagtcgtagaatacgttaaaccgagaacatacataaaaagaacgtctaaatttgacttcgtatgaggaagttatgatttttgtaagttttgacttagtggtatgcagcccaaagttcggatatgagatcgagtggtttctagccgaaacaatctaaatgagaatcgaagatctcattgatagaaTTCCAACgctaaaaagacagacgaaaatggacgtcagatgaagaaattatgattttctaacggagttttcctgtcccagcctactaaaaataatataataaaaataaaattcaaaattagccgacagagtctaaacgaaagttgtagagcataatctcacctacgcgtggatataaagaacgtcgaaaacggagctcgtatgcaaaagatatgaatttttgaagtttgaggCACACATACCGAAGCTTATTCggagggaacgccccgcgttcagaAGGGGGACGACTCATGTTCGTTTTGCTTGGCCTCGGATAGGCCACGTCGCCCTTTTGTCACATAGCCATCACTTCCGAAGTTCATAAGCCATGACGCACCGAAACGCGCTGGATTCAGAGGGTCAGCCTCCCCCTATAAATATAAAGCAAGGTCTCCGGGATttgttgctcatttcttctctctcactccttattgcCTCATTTTGCTTACAATTTAAACCCCCGAAGTCCTGGTAACATCCCGACACTCGAAgtgagtcccgaagccccgaagatcccgagaagtaaagtttccgagccaaaactctgctcgcgagaagcctggtttttgtgaagatctctcggtttcaccgaagaaatactattcttagagccgtagtgttgtctgatcatcttcttaTCAACTGAGTGtatattccttttcttctaacacatagatacgaagtattctctacaaaatacgtgttatgtgtttgtatattatttgcttatttgaaataattgttgaatgaatgatttgtACAAGTTTTAAGctatatataaatgtatatattttatctactaatatgttgggtagaacatgggtagatatttgttgtgtgatgaaataaaatgatgagagtccTCGgtgtcgatgttgttgttgatctaatcatctagcggagtatgaatgacaaccacggactcttGCTAGACTATCCAGAGTTTGGCAggttcataacatgtaggtgttgtgaacgatgtgttcaccggtgtactctatccccctcatggttgcctttaggacatctattgttgaggaaacccttcgcagtaatgtccatcccgatgaaaaatcctagattaggtcccttgtgatagttgtttttttagggacgtaaagtgaggataacaagaatgggtaatcgggttattgttggttggtgaaattaaatataattatttattgtgggttgaaaaccctatatgctcactaggctcccaagcctgacccactcagtcttatttgcattacaggtagtggcgtgaGGGCATAatatggatgaatcatcaagttgttttgtttataggcctgtagttgtatataactgttttAAGGCTTATAATATgcatttatgcttttgtgtctgtattgtaacatgacatcccgagttttgttatatataaaaatacatttttttaaggaatgctttgataaattttatttatcatattttgttttgggaacaaattccgtaactcttttaaatcaaaggattactctgaaaattattttaaaagaataaattaaatcggtcttttctggccgtgattttggggatgtcacaagtagTACGCGTTTCCCtgattccgaaaatataaagaacgtccaaaatggAGTTCATATGCAAACGATACGACCGTTTTTAGAATCCAAAACTTGTATTATACTGATTTTCTTAAAAACTGTCAAAACCGTTTCTAACCGTTGAGGGACTTGCACAGCTCAAATGGAAATTCCGAAAGCATTTTTAGTCTAAGGTTATTGCCTACtatttaatttcaaatttgaaatatttttgataataaaatatttatcaaatttgaaaaatcattcGTTTTCAGATTATTATTCGTGAAACCTTAAACAGTTGATTTCGATATAATTTCAATTATTGGTAATGTATCCCggaataatatatataaatatataaacccAATCTGGttgatgaaaattttgaagatgGAAATGACACAATATTTCAAAAATTGGtgcatatattcatatttaagGAAACATATTTTTATAACGATTAAAGATTTAATTGGTATATGGTAACCCTATTAAAGTGACAAACAATTGTAGACAAAACTAATAAACTGTATTATTATTTATGCAGACACGATTAAATAATTATAAGAAATAAGTTAATAAAAATTGAGGAAACTTTAACCTTTAAGCAGATTACTATATAAAGTCATAtaaatttgatgttgtgtgaattTATGTACATATATTATGgtcatataaaatataaatagaaaaatatattGTAAATAAATAATGCAAATTTTACATTGGAAGAAAATACGTTGCTATAATGGACGATAAAAAACTCAAATTGGatgaaaattcataaaaaaaaaaagatttactattattattataaaaaataaaggcATATTACATAATATTAAGTAAAAAGGAAATTATGAACAATTTTCTATATTTATACAATTACAAACTTAATTAAATCAAATATACATACATTACATGCGTTTGGGAGCAAGTACATTatctaaaatattaaatataaaacttATACCCTTTACACTTAAAAATGACAATGACAGCAAATTTATGGTTACTTCTAAAATTTGTTTTGAGCAATCACACACTCAAAAGAAAGGGATTCTTGCACTCCACTGTCTTCTTTCCTTCCCacgttttttttttcacatgtattATAGCTCACACTCCTCAACTAATGATCCTATAACTGATTCACAAACAATCAAACAACAATTAAAAACTCTTGAACATAAAATTGATAGAGATTCAAAAGAGGTTGAGGAACTCTTCCTGTTTTCTTTCTGTTCGGTCTCCGTTTTCAGTTTTCAAATCCAGTTGGATATAGAATAACCAAAGTCACCCCATTGCTGTTTTCCTTGCACCCATCGAAGATCTCTTCCCCTGTCACAAACAAACCCAAACAACCATTTGGTTCCCTTCATCAATTTCAGTCAAAACAAGAACAAAAGagaaaaaagaagagaaaagaaaataTTGAACAAGAAACAACAAGGAACTTACCTGTTAACGATCGAGTAACCAAACGCCCCATGTGAGCTGCTACAGCCGTCAGTTCCTCCCACCAAACCACCTCCTTCCTACTCCCTGTTTGCAGTGGGCATCCACTATCGATACACCCATATTGTTGCATTTCGTCCATTCTTCCCTTAGTTTGATCGAGCTCTTTTTCGTTTTCCTTTCTCCCAGTCGAACTCAATGAACAAAACACTAACCCGAAGTCGCTAATCTCCTCCCCTTCGTACCTCATGGCTGGAGTAGAAGAAGAACAGATTCGCTGCTTCGTCTCTTTCCTTTTCTTCGGTCCAACCAAGCTTCGGAGGTTATCGTACTTGCTTGACTTCGGTCGGCTACAAGATGCACGAACCAGGAAGGTTCCTTGGAGATCGCCTCCTTCCCTTTCCACCCCACAATAATCTGCCGGACGAGAAGAAGAAGCCTCGCTGCCTCTACTTTCCATCTCTCCTTCGGCCTCGACAATCCCAGAGATATCCTCTGCGCCATCGATTAGAAAGAAACGGATTATCCGCCTGCGAGATCCTCATGCCTCCGGTCTTCTTCGTTGTCTCCGACATTCGAGGAATCGGAAGCAACGCCGACGAGCCCTTCGCTTCTTCCTCTCTTCGTTCGTCTGCCTCGACTCACCCCCGATCCATTCTATTTGTTCCATCTGCAATGCTCCTGAGTATCACTTAATGAAAGAAGAGAACGGAAGTGTGAGGATTTGGAAGGAAAGAAGAGAAGTTTGGGTGCTccctagttttttttttgaagagaACAGATTTGTGAGGATTTGTATCGTTCCAAACTTTCCTCCCAAAATGGGCGGAATTGGAGAGAAAGAAAACGGCTGGAAGATAAAAGGTTAGAttatgacgaaaataccctttaGCCTAACAATAAAAGGATATGCTCCCTGATTCTACCTGATTGATCAGCTTCTGCCTCGTCTTCTTCTATGTTACAAACACCAGGTACCCAATTTCTTCTTCAACtgttcttcttctttctttcttttttttttcttctatatTCTACCTGATTAGGCTTCTGCCTTATGTTTGTTACCCAATTTCTTCTTATTTGTGTTACGCCTTCTGCCTTCTGTTATGACTTCTGCCAATTTTTTTTGGTTAGACTGTGTATCTGTGTTgtattataacactaattaatccCATCCAATAACAAATCACTCGATGCTATGCAAATATTTAAGGTAAAGTTGGCCATTTCTGTTGTAATATATACAAGAATGAGTGTAATAATGTCTGTCACATATTTAGAATAATAGCAAAAGCGTTGAAACTACAATTGAAATGTTCAAAATGCTtacaaattttttttatcaatgggAAATTGTAATATTTTGTCCCTCCTAAAAATTGTAATATTTTGTCCATCTTTTGTTCATAATAGCAGAGAATTTATACCTGTTTGTTTGTACGGGTAATACCCttaacttgaaatgttcaaactGCTTACAAGTTTAATGTTAATGTCATTATTGTTTAAGAATTAAAAGGATGTGAGTATGTTATAATGAATGTCTATTACGGTTAAGTAGTAAAGCAAATACtgcaatattaattaattttattattggTAATGATATAATTACTGTTTTTCTGAAGCTAATTACATGTTATTTTTTGAAGCTAATTACATGTTATTTTTATCAGAATGACTGTTTTGCCCCTGGATTACATTCGATAAATCAGAATGATTGTTTTGCCCCTGGACTACATTCAATAAATCAGAATGACTGTTTTGCCCCTAGATTACATTTAACTTTTATAACAAaaaaagtttattaattattggTAAATTTTATAATTACTGTTTTTTGAAGCTAGTTACATGTTATTTTTTTGAAGCTAATTACATGTTATTTTTATCAGAATGACTGTTTTGCCCCTGGATTACATTCAATAAATCAGAATGATTGTTTTGCCCCTGGACTACATTCAATAAATCAGAATGACTGTTTTGCCCCTAGATTACATTTAacttttataacaaaaaaaagttcattaattataattaataaatcaacTCTTTATAATTACATGTTATT of the Lactuca sativa cultivar Salinas chromosome 6, Lsat_Salinas_v11, whole genome shotgun sequence genome contains:
- the LOC111894158 gene encoding uncharacterized protein LOC111894158, with product MESRGSEASSSRPADYCGVEREGGDLQGTFLVRASCSRPKSSKYDNLRSLVGPKKRKETKQRICSSSTPAMRYEGEEISDFGLVFCSLSSTGRKENEKELDQTKGRMDEMQQYGCIDSGCPLQTGSRKEVVWWEELTAVAAHMGRLVTRSLTGEEIFDGCKENSNGVTLVILYPTGFEN